The following are encoded together in the Humulus lupulus chromosome 5, drHumLupu1.1, whole genome shotgun sequence genome:
- the LOC133778835 gene encoding uncharacterized protein LOC133778835, whose protein sequence is MQMAPELVLPLSEHFPGRISYRGSRYFTAIKDKFEAFKLTDKVKESPFRSFWNASVLQFSGVIVHQLLLRKKKVSEVKNDEVWFYVGKTETRFGRSEFGLITGLKMSGGPSTAELNTQCDYDRILRDYFNNAKRVDFKTLWLAFEACDVEDDAYKLGLCAFVEGVLLSRSESVYIWTDMLKLVENVDNFFEYPWGLLSYQKMLSSTAKNMQQLRQNYLDKLSSKKDKKKKKSKKEKKVTQLEAKYNVYGYAPALQYWAFEVMQDVGKKYGWLFFKSCTLGIRRLNTGSPIVRVKSPR, encoded by the exons ATGCAGATGGCTCCAGAGCTCGTTCTTCCATTGTCCGAGCATTTTCCAGGGCGTATCAGCTACAGAGGGAGCAGGTACTTCACTGCTATAAAGGATAAGTTCGAAGCCTTTAAGTTGACTGATAAGGTGAAGGAAAGTCCCTTCAGATCTTTTTGGAATGCCAGTGTTCTTCAATTCTCCGGGGTGATTGTGCATCAACTGTTATTGAGGAAAAAGAAAGTCAGTGAAGTTAAAAACGATGAAGTGTGGTTTTACGTGGGTAAAACGGAAACCAGATTTGGGAGGTCTGAGTTCGGTTTGATCACAGGCCTAAAGATGAGCGGTGGCCCCTCGACAGCAGAATTGAATACACAATGTGATTATGATCGGATACTGCGGGACTATTTCAACAATGCGAAAAGGGTGGACTTCAAAACCCTTTGGCTAGCTTTTGAGGCGTGTGATGTTGAAGATGATGCATACAAGCTGGGTTTATGTGCTTTTGTTGAAGGCGTTCTGTTGTCACGGTCCGAGAGTGTGTATATTTGGACTGATATGCTGAAGTTAGTTGAAAATGTAGATAACTTCTTCGAGTATCCTTGGGGCCTCCTTTCTTATCAGAAGATGTTGTCTTCCACAGCTAAAAATATGCAGCAGCTACGGCAAAACTACCTGGATAAGTTGTCGAGCAAGAaagataagaagaagaagaaatccaaGAAGGAGAAAAAAGTTACTCAACTAGAAGCAAAGTACAATGTGTACGGATATGCACCGGCCCTGCAATATTGGGCGTTTGAGGTCATGCAAGATGTGGGGAAGAAGTATGG ATGGTTGTTCTTCAAATCTTGCACCC